A window of Acipenser ruthenus chromosome 32, fAciRut3.2 maternal haplotype, whole genome shotgun sequence genomic DNA:
ctgccaagcctaaaaaggtcgtgaagaagagcccgaagaaagcgaaGGCAGCGCCTAAACCTAAAAAGGTGACCAAGGCTGCCAAACCCGCAGCGAAGAAGGCGGCTCCTAAAAAGAAGTGATCAGTTAAAGCGACGATGCGACAGtgaacccaaaggctcttttcagagccaaaaCATCTTTCTAAAAGAGCAGATTGTCCTTGTAAACACAAGGCGATGTGTGGAATGTGCTGCCGTGGAACGTGTTCCTCTTTCTCGGTGGAACAGCCCGGTCTCCTCGGCGAGCAGTCCAAGAcggtacagctgtggacaaaggtGTTGCATTATCTCGAATTCTATGATTGAAacacctttaaaataattaataacctcatttagatcttttatttgacatgtaatcaaataaactacgaaATGATGTCGTAAAAGTATCAAAAGCCATAatgcagttgtacagtatttcgtgttagatttggaaacgtcacattgttcaatacttttatttttattattatttcttagcagacgcccttaaccagggcgacttacaattaaaaTCTATCACAttgtacacattatacattagatCAATGACAGCTGTATCTGCAATACTGGGAAACTGCAATAAACAGactcgatttacgatggtctgtactgtacagcgagattgtttttatgtatttgactCAATTTTATTAATGTTGCTATTTTACATATGATATAAATACTGGTTTGAACTTGTCGACTGAAAAAACATCACCAAGCACAAACCCCATCATCCCCACATCGCTGTCAGCCAAGATGCTagaacagaaacagaacaaaCTGATTCTGAGAAAAGACTCGAAGCTGTTCCTGATACACACCGAACAAGCTGAGCGAGTCCGAGCCGGTTCACCTCCCGGAATTCCGCCGATAATAAACGAGGCATTTTTTTATATCTgatatcagatttttattttggcctaaaatGTAGCCTCTCTTTCCATCTAGATAGATTTGatggtttaaaagaaacacaacgtTGGGAAGGAAAAGCGCTCTTAATATAATGTGAACATGTTCCAATTGCGAAACTTACACATATAACACTTACCGTGTAAACtacagctgtttatttaaaattggaatataacactttcagagaagtgggtggctcttagaagagcctttgaGTTTCGCTGTATTTTAAGGGTTTTGCAGTTTAAGCGCGTTCTCCTCGGATtcggcgggccagctggatgtctttgggcatgatggtgactctcttggcgtgaatggcacacaggtaggtgtcctcaaagagcccgaccaggtaagcctcgctagcctcctgcagcgccatcacagcggagctctggaagcgcaggtcggtcttgaaatcctgagcgatttctcGGACGAGCCGCTGGAAGGGCAGTTTGCGGATCAACAActcggtggatttctgatagcggcggatTTCCCTCAGAGCCACAGTGCCAGGTCTGTAACGGTGAGGTTTCTTCACGCCGCCGGTAGCGGGGGCGCTCTTTCGAGCAGCCTTGGTAGCAAGCTGTTTCCTGGGcgcctttccaccggtggacttacGCGCAGTCTGCTTAGTTCTTGCCATTTTCAAACTATActacacagtattaaaaaaaaactgtaaatggcaCAAGCAGCCGATACCAGAGACTATATAGGAACTGAGCTACTCTGATAGGCTATGAGATCTGAAGGGCGGGTCTCTGTTCCTCATTGGCTATATTCCAGACTCTCAATGATTGATTGGAACATTTGAATTCTGCGCGCGCGCATTCTGTTAAGCAGTTATTGTTTCGGAGCTGTTGgcgccttttttaaataaatacagtatagtcatTCAGGACAACATTGCTTATCCCCAGTATAAGAAATGCATTCCATTCAGATTAAGCAGTCTGGGTTCAAAATTGTAACGGAGAAACGCTCAACAATAGGCAAGCAATACTTATTTATGGCGAGAGAAAATACATAAACCAAGCATGTACCCTTAACACTAAAGAAAATAGACCAATTCAAAAACTATAATcagactgaaaacaaacaaacaaaaaacaaaacacggaaAATACATATCCCCGCAATAAAACACAAACGCGGGAGGGGGTGGATTTCCAACTGGAAGCATGTTTCAAGGTAGCTCGATCGAAAACAAAGTAAAGCAGTCAATTGATATTGTATCAGATTGTCTCTTTGTAAAGAACGTGGCATTAATGTGGGAACGTGAGCTACACGCGCTGAGGCGAGGCGTGGGTTTGATATCGCTCCAAACAGACATGGCAGCGCTGCACtgccacacacaaatacaaactaactATTTATTGCTTCAATTCTCACCAGTCGGTATTTttcagacaataaaaataaaccgaTTCGATGCGCTTTTATAGAaaagtgggtggctcttaaaagagcctttgggggTTTATAAGATGTAAAAGCGGCGTCCGAGTGATTTATTTCTTGGctggcttctcggttttcttgggcagcagcacggcctggatgttgggcagcactccgccctgagcgatggtgacgcctcccatcagcttgttgagctcctcgtcgttgcggacagcgagctgcaggtgacgcgggatgattctggttttcttgttgtcccgggcggcgttcccggccagctccaggatttcagcagtcaggtactcgagcacagcggccagatagaccggggctccagcgcccacacgctgggcatagtttcccttccgcagTAGCCTGTGAACACGAccgactgggaactgcagtcctgccctggaggaGCGAGTCTTTGCTTTAGCACGGGCTTTACCGCCAGTCTTTCCTCTTCCAGACATCTTCACTGTAGTTCAGAATATCACAACAATAAATGCGCGGCCGCTCTCCTGCTATTATACACACCGGCTCATTCGTGATTGGACAGAACGGTGCAATACTAGTTAGAATGTTAAAAGACGTCATAGTGGATGAGGGCGTGCAGAATCTTATTGCATGCCTCTGATTGGTTGTATCATTCCCTGCCCGCTGTTTCTGGTTTGGCGCTGTTCTGCTGCGGTTTGTCTTGTTTCCTCTTGgcgcacatttttaaattggaagaCAGCTGTAACAAAATGTAACCGTTTAGAAGTGTTTAAAACCACACTGCCCTACAGTCGTGTTTGAGTTGTTATAATTCCTaggttttagtttacagtttagagTTCTGGGCACTTCAGTTAACTAGAAAGTCGATattgttgactgtccagtttgtttacattgtgtaaagGCAGTTATATCTGCAATGATACCAATTTAAATTATATGttccaataatttatttacattataaaacagtttgattaaaacatcccccccccccccccccccaaagtacaAATAACCGAAATATCGCTGTAGATTTTTAGATCTCCGTGCCTGTTTTAACCCGAGTATCCTCGGGATGAGGTTCAGTAACACAGGCTCAGATTTTTGCCCACATGAAAACATTCATAGACATCCTATCTATGGTTTCATTGAGAATATACAATGGCAcggaataatacaaaatgaatatttaCACGTTGTCTGCAGGATTGGAACCTGCGCGGTGAGACCCCAATGGATTCCCAGTCCATCGTGTTACCAACTCGGCCTCGACACCCGCTGTATAATCCCGCGCATCTGAGCAACGCATTCCCCCGGTCCGGACCTGATTGAAAAATAAGCCAGCAAAGAAGAGCGCGCACACATTAGACCCGCCCACAATTGAGTCGTGTCTGTGAGCGCGTGTTAACCACCAAACTGCTGAGTCGCATTCCCTGCATAGTGTTGCTGATTAAAGAACAGTTCAATACGTGCATCTGCATTCGCGTTGTTAACCTGATTCCAAATAAGTTGTTTCACATTGTTTTCTTAGATAATGGTTATGCATTTCCCTGCGTATTGCAGTTGTATTTCTGCAGAGGCAAACAAAtgtttacacacgcacacacactcatgtttttttttttttttacacccgtgttgttggagtcgatgcgctgtaagtattattattattattattattattattattattattataatattattattattattatgtaaccccccccccccccctctaccaGGGTCCTCGTGTTTTGTTCTCTTTCTTTGAACACACTCACACGGGGTCTGGGGTTCTTTTCAGGGTCTCGGTTTATTCACCAAAATTAGTAAGAAAGAAGAATTGGAGAGAGAGGTAACACAAGGGAAGGGTACAAATGAATAGAGCATGTAAAGATAGAAATAGGGTTTTGTTTTAAGGATAGGTGAACAATCTTATACAGAGCAAGAGGGTGgtggttaaatattggatagagtagctacaggctacttcatatccccagcttaaagacacactgggcagtccagtgtcttaacagatatcaacgttaacactttaatacatgtatatatgtgttaatcaaggccgacaagcaggccaagaacacgtcacctaaagtacccaatggtctatttcagcacattcaacaaaactctctcttatttctaaaacttAGCGTGAGTTTCTTATGGCAATACATGCAAtgcatgtgagataaaataataataataattgcttaatgcttaccctttaatataaatcgtaaaaggatatggctgtctttACCAATCTAGTACTTTATTAATTTCTAGactacctatttaaatatataaaataatacaatgtcttgattagactccttataaccaatattaggacagaactgtgttattaacaacgcttataataatcaaacactttaaaacgtgtcCGAAGAGAAATTCTAACCAAGATCTTTCCAACAGAAGGTAGTTTAAGGTGCTGgattgaccaagcaataccacacaataaaatcaatcttaccttgaaatattaaaggctgtttaatgtctgcatctgcagcgtttatacacgctcgcacagctttcagctcgttctctgatatttccaatctcagcttcagactttcattctctttctcctttttgttacatttccactctgaattcagtgaatttgctgacgacagctttagtaatcgcgcacaagacggtgtgtagagccgctttcactgcgtgctcgatggtagaggcgagctcgtcttgaaagagcgacacggacacgctgacgcgtccatcttcactggtttgagtttcacactggtctagcggaatcctcttttcaaACAGAAACACCGGctgcggtttgtatttagtaatatttattttttactgtagccttcccattcaaatatattcatcacttcttctggtgtgataaagaaagaacacaaacaacatgctttgcaaggagtaactttactttggtctttcagaatcgcgcagagctctgctggagcttcaacgcgtttgtttctcagtaaatcatctcattgaaaagctcgacttgtctgtagctgcgactgacgcgctccgctctgtgtgtgaaattcaacacagaaaagggatgctttccttttcacggaactccgtgcaggtaataaacaaacacaaaaatcactaattattagaaaacatttcatcccagcctaaatactttaaacagcaggagacagcgtgttgtaaaatcatcactgactgcagccacctctccacacatgaacaaaacaaacctctctatttcctgtactgaaatgaaagcgtcactagcagaaggcgggtctggttggaaccatcgcgtattattggctgtaaaaacactctatccccagcatgtgagcctgattggctgtagaaacactctatccccagcatgtgagcctgattggctggcctccctgtcggaggcggttatgaaactggatgccagagttcgccatgttggctctttcagcgctgtgttcaatgcgatgcattcaggcgcgttaagtaagtgagccgctcagaaagcacacggagctgaatttaaatgacttaacgctctgctacaggagagcgctgagcgacttttaaaaatggagaataataatgatttgcttgtttgtgtttctaagctgatggttgatgaaatggccccgtgtgaagttactgtcccctgctggacctcgctgagttcggcgctctgtttggactgaacctcatatctgtctgtgtttaataccgacgttaataatgaacattatgaataatattaatactacaagcctaataataatacattaataaatataaaacagctctacatttaaaaagaaaaatgaaattaaatgatacaaattcgaaaacaaccatttttacattattgtctacatgcatcatctcaaataattacaatgtcattttcagacccttcggcgttgtcttttgaaaaattaaacctgccagatcgaacgcaggccaacattcaatcaatgaatcaatcaatcaattaattaattaattaattaatcatatatattttctatagcgccccatatgcgcttcacaaaatctacttaaaagcaacaaaatatctaattgtaagcctggaagaacaaaataagtcttcagtgtaattttaaacaaagagcgctttccacgatttaagatgctttagagagacagaatattggaattggcagccgaaactgggggataaaactgcctgtgatcaaagtgggcagaaaagttgcatactttgcatactgtatttggtagaaaagaaaacggatcatctctgatttgcaacgtttccatggttcggcccggccactgccgtgtgactggttaaaacgatgagttcagtttttttctgctgcttggtaattcagtgaTGAGGCAgttgtagcagagtggcgcagcggaagcgtgctggacccataacccagaggtcgatggatcgaaaccatcctctgccaGCTTGTTTTCCTTCTgttcaaattgatcattgctaatgttaaaacaatttaagaacactttaaataggccttgactgatataaaaatatagtaatgtgatttgcactacgcaggactagatgatcttaaataaaaacattacatttgaaaataacttATGCTTATCCCCACTTTCAAGGAAGTTTCTTTATAATGAACCAAAGATAAAGACGTTACAAATGAGAGaagagtgccatctagtggagaaagAAAAAGCACAATGGCAATAGACACGTTCTGCAGTATCGCCTCTGGGAGTTCTGTTACAGGCGAATCTCCCGATCTCCATATTGATCCAGGTCCATTTCGTTGTTCGAGGTGATCTTGGTGCAAACAGAACGAAGATCACGTGTCGTGTCATTGAGATCTCTCTATCTCACTTAAACAGACGGCTGCGTTTCTCAAGATGCTCCAGCAAGCGCTGCTGCTTGCAAATGGagagcatgtaaacaaactggacaactaACATTAtcaagcagttattttttttaaatcaaggtttATGAATACACTGATAGTTGGGCGGTGTATTTCACTgggttaataaaaaacaaacatgatataTGAATGTAAACACTGAAATTCAAACTGGCCTCGGTTCTACTCTCgatttaaaacaatgcacaaccaaacctttgaattgcaaagtacaacagaatgcatgccagtggaggcagcgatatacatgaaataaatgagATACCAACAAAAGCAGATTGTTCAATAATTAAGAACGCTTATTAtaactcaaatgtaatgtttcttgtaataTTCAGTTTTGTCGAAACAATCCATATTTAATTTTTCCCGCCGAAATTAAACAGATTCGAATCgatttttacaagaaaaatacaattcataaaacccgataaacatttaagtttatgaaactaaaactaaatgcaTTCCCAAATAAATACGTAAGTCTCCTTAccttaaacatttccattttaaaatgtgcagagaactgaaatgagaattgtactctttttgcggtatttgggtggctctcagaagagcctttgtgttgtaaAGACGGAGCGGGGGCGGTCGcggtttacttggagctggtgtacttggtgacggccttggtgccctcagacacggcgtgcttggccagctctccgggcagcaggaggcgcacggctgtctggatctcccgggaagtgatggtggagcgcttgttgtagtgagccaggcgggacgactcaccggcgatgcgctcgaaaatgtcgttgacgaacgagttcatgatgcccatcgccttggaagagatgccggtgtcggggtggacctgcttcagcactttgtacacgtagatcgcgtagctctccttcctggtctttctgcgcttcttccctcccttaggctgggtcttggcaacagccttcttggagcCTTTCTTCGGCGCGGGTGCAGCTTTCGGTTCTGGCATTTTCCTTCTCTGATGCTTTTTGAAAGATGAATGAGTAACCAGCCCCCAGAGCCCCagtatttatacagtatgtatgcaaATTATTACTAAACAACCCTTTAGAGTGAGAATGTTGACCTGGTAACCTAGCAACGCTCCCGAGTGACGGAGTACTTCGATGTGATTGGTTGTTCACTGGAAACGCAACAGAGGGGGTGGTAACTTTGCCGCGAGctgagttcttttttttttctctctcgagTTCAGGTTTGAATTCGGCGCCTTTTTTCTTGAGCGGTTAGTTTaggtcttttgtttttcatttattaaatacatgaagaaCTCGGTATACAGCAATACTGAAATCCACACCCGATGcgtcttaaatatagaaatataaataatCAAACCCACGTCACCTTTTGTGCTCATTAAACACGTTAAATGTAGAAACACacgatcaatgctgatgctctttGATTTCTTCCTCATCCCAGAGTACCGATTGTTTCACAGCAGCTTGAATGGCGAAACTTCAACTCAAATTCAGAAAAGACGACATCGTGGAGCTCAAAGCTGAATCAGGATctgctgcttttaatttattatactgattacaaaatgtactgaaaataaaattagataagacttttttttttttttttttttaagtgttttatttcttatctgaCTTTAATTCTGCACGGAATCGGATAAAACCGAGCTCGTATTTTCTCATTATTACCGaaaatgttcactttttaaaatacaattccattcaattaattgattttatttatttattaactgaaatgcttattttaattttatttttttctggatctgtgtaaagagttaaaaatccAACACTTAAGTTTAAGCCTAAAATACTCTCGTTACACAGCGTGAAATAGGTCTAAAtagccattttaaaacaacaaagaaaacactggggagataacagtataaaacattttgaaaaatgtgattttattcttTTGAAGATTTTATGGTGTACTAAAATTTAGCTTGTTTCAGAATTGAAAACTCTTTAAATGAAAAGGTgggcggctcttaaaagagcctttgtgttcgtgTCCTTGTGTCCAAATCTTTAACCcccgaatccg
This region includes:
- the LOC131703258 gene encoding histone H3-like → MARTKQTARKSTGGKAPRKQLATKAARKSAPATGGVKKPHRYRPGTVALREIRRYQKSTELLIRKLPFQRLVREIAQDFKTDLRFQSSAVMALQEASEAYLVGLFEDTYLCAIHAKRVTIMPKDIQLARRIRGERA